A genomic window from Brassica oleracea var. oleracea cultivar TO1000 chromosome C8, BOL, whole genome shotgun sequence includes:
- the LOC106311631 gene encoding probable cyclic nucleotide-gated ion channel 16 → MSNLHLHTSARFRNFPTAFSRRHHNNNDLQNQRGRSVFSELGDTTLDPSGDLITRWNHIFLITCLLALFLDPLYFYLPIVQAGTACMSIDIGFGILVTFFRTLADFSFLIHILLKFKTAFVSKSSRVFGRGELVMDRREIAIRYLKSEFIIDLAATLPLPQIMIWFVIPNAGEFRYAAHQNHTLSLVVLIQYVPRILVMLPLNRRIIKATGVAAKTAWSGAAYNLVLYLLVSHVLGSVWYVLSIQRQHECWRRECIKEMNATHSPSCNLLFLDCGSLRDPGRQAWMRITRVLSNCDARNDDDQHFQFGMFGDAFTNDVTSSPFFDKYFYCLWWGLRNLSSYGQSLAASTLSSETLFSCFICVAGLVFFSHLIGNVQNYLQSTTARLDEWRVRRRDTEEWMRHRQLPQELQERVRRFVQYKWLTTRGVDEEAILRALPLDLRRQIQRHLCLALVRRVPFFAQMDDQLIDAICERLVPSLNTKDTYVTREGDPVNEMLFIIRGQMESSTTDGGRSGFFNSITLRPGDFCGEELLTWALMPNINQNLPLSTRTVRTLSEVEAFALRAEDLKFVANQFRRLHSKKLQHAFRYYSHQWRAWGTGFIQAAWRRYMKRKLAMELARQEEGDDYYYDDDDDDQYGGEDMPESSNNVDDNSSNNQNLSATILASKFAANTKRGVLGNQRGSSRIDPDDPTLKMPKMFKPEDPGFF, encoded by the exons ATGAGCAACCTCCACCTCCACACCTCCGCACGCTTCCGCAATTTTCCGACGGCTTTCTCCCGTCGCCACCATAACAACAACGACCTCCAAAACCAACGCGGCCGATCCGTTTTCTCCGAGCTAGGTGACACAACCCTCGACCCAAGCGGTGACCTAATCACGAGATGGAACCACATCTTCCTTATCACCTGCCTCCTCGCTCTCTTCCTCGACCCTCTCTACTTTTATCTCCCTATTGTCCAAGCCGGAACGGCCTGTATGTCTATCGACATCGGTTTCGGCATCCTTGTCACCTTCTTCCGTACCCTAGCCGATTTCTCCTTCCTCATTCACATTCTCCTCAAATTTAAAACCGCATTTGTCTCCAAATCGTCTAGAGTCTTTGGTCGCGGCGAGCTTGTCATGGACCGCCGTGAAATCGCCATCCGTTACCTTAAATCCGAGTTCATTATTGACCTCGCTGCCACGCTTCCTCTTCCTCAG ATAATGATTTGGTTTGTGATCCCAAATGCGGGAGAATTCAGATACGCAGCACATCAGAACCACACACTTTCCTTGGTCGTCCTGATACAGTACGTGCCTCGCATCCTCGTCATGCTTCCACTAAACCGTAGGATCATTAAAGCCACTGGTGTTGCAGCCAAAACAGCCTGGTCCGGTGCAGCCTACAACCTCGTGCTCTACTTACTTGTGAGCCAC GTTCTTGGTTCGGTTTGGTACGTTTTATCGATCCAGAGACAGCACGAATGCTGGAGAAGAGAATGCATTAAGGAGATGAACGCAACGCATTCACCGTCTTGTAATCTCCTGTTTCTAGACTGTGGATCGTTGCGGGATCCAGGCAGACAAGCTTGGATGCGCATCACTCGGGTTCTCTCTAACTGCGATGCACGTAATGATGATGACCAACATTTTCAGTTTGGTATGTTTGGTGATGCCTTCACTAATGATGTCACTTCTTCTCCTTTCTTTGATAAATACTTCTACTGTCTTTGGTGGGGTCTCCGCAATCTCAG TTCTTATGGACAGAGTCTTGCAGCTAGTACATTGAGTAGCGAGACTTTATTCAGTTGTTTCATCTGTGTTGCTGGCCTTGTTTTCTTCTCTCATCTCATTGGCAATGTTCAG AACTATCTGCAATCTACAACGGCTAGGTTAGATGAATGGAGAGTCAGAAGAAGAGATACAGAGGAATGGATGCGACACAGACAATTGCCACAGGAGTTACAAGAGCGTGTGAGGCGGTTCGTCCAATACAAATGGTTAACCACTCGTGGAGTCGATGAAGAAGCCATCCTCCGTGCTCTACCACTGGATCTTCGTAGACAGATCCAACGTCATCTCTGTCTCGCTCTAGTTCGCCGT GTGCCATTCTTTGCACAGATGGACGACCAGCTCATAGACGCAATATGCGAGCGTTTAGTTCCATCGTTGAACACTAAAGATACATACGTGACACGGGAAGGCGATCCTGTAAACGAGATGCTTTTCATCATTAGAGGCCAGATGGAAAGTTCGACTACAGATGGTGGACGGTCAGGATTCTTTAACTCAATCACGCTTAGACCAGGAGATTTCTGTGGGGAAGAGCTCTTAACTTGGGCTTTAATGCCAAACATTAACCAGAATCTCCCCTTGTCCACGAGAACCGTGAGAACTCTCTCTGAAGTAGAGGCTTTCGCTCTCAGAGCAGAGGACTTAAAGTTCGTAGCTAACCAATTCAGACGCCTCCACAGCAAGAAACTCCAACATGCTTTCAG ATACTATTCGCATCAGTGGAGGGCTTGGGGAACTGGTTTTATACAAGCTGCATGGAGACGGTACATGAAGAGGAAGTTAGCTATGGAGTTAGCTAGGCAAGAGGAAGGAGACGATTACTATTATGATGATGATGATGATGATCAATACGGAGGAGAGGACATGCCTGAAAGTAGTAACAACGTAGACGACAACAGCAGCAACAATCAGAATTTGAGTGCGACGATATTAGCGTCTAAGTTTGCAGCTAATACGAAGAGAGGTGTTTTAGGGAACCAAAGAGGGTCTTCCAGAATTGATCCTGATGATCCAACTTTGAAGATGCCTAAAATGTTTAAACCAGAGGATCCAGGATTCTTCTGA